A stretch of the Corylus avellana chromosome ca6, CavTom2PMs-1.0 genome encodes the following:
- the LOC132185717 gene encoding uncharacterized protein LOC132185717 translates to MNRRKKDFGIGDNESEFYDGKMKKNEQSMSSASMTSSVKEDMEPVQCRCGHTSPIITSTTIKNPGRRFYGCAMYDRKKKAGQCPFFQWYDKETCARGREVLPALYKQVHSLKCEVSLLRGKLKIQTYLLVFLLVICVLLICLRLMGH, encoded by the exons atgaacaggaggaagaaagatttcGGGATAGGAGACAATGAAAGCGAATTCTACgatgggaagatgaaaaag AATGAGCAGTCAATGTCGTCGGCATCTATGACATCATCGGTGAAAGAGGATATGGAACCTGTGCAGTGTAGGTGCGGACATACAAgcccaattataacatccactactataaaaaatcctgggaggcgattctatgggtgtgctatgtatgaccgtaaaaag AAAGCTGGCCAATGTCCTTTTTTCCAATGGTATGACAAAGAAACCTGTGCTCGCGGAAGGGAGGTCCTACCTGCGCTGTATAAACAAGTTCATTCCCTGAAATGTGAAGTGTCATTACTTAGGGGCAAACTAAAGATCCAAacatatttgttggtttttttgttggtgatttgtgtactgttgatttgtctaaggttgatggggcattga
- the LOC132184670 gene encoding putative pentatricopeptide repeat-containing protein At3g15130 → MRRPTPLFVATRSPSFVPTFRRLFVSNSFGNSASEEEIYSTLLRRYAETSDSDHGKAVHAKFIKGSLPFSLFLRNHLLNMYAKCGDLVNGLQLFEEMPEKNVVSWSAVIAGLVQHGRPSEALSLFCRMHRDGTTKPNEFTLVSALHACSLLENLTQAYQIYPFIVRLGFESNIYLMNVFLTALIRHGELAEALEVFENCPNKDIVSWNAMMAGFLQFSYSDIPEFWRRMIVGGLRPDNFTFASVLTGLAALSDLKLGLQVHAQLIKCGYGVEICVGNSLADMYIKNQKLVEGFKAFDEMPVRDVCSWTQMAAGCLQCGEPSKALEVIAEMKKVGVKPNKFTVATALNACSNLASLEEGKKVHAMRIKLGADMDVCVDNALLDMYAKCGCVDSAWAVFCLMNDHSIVSWTTMIMAYAINGQARKALKIYDEMRLKGVQPNYITFISALYACGQGGLVDEGWEIFSSMTSDYGVPPQEDHYACMVNLLGRAGCIKEAEELILRMPFQPGVLVWKTLLGACHVYGDMEIGKRAAKQVLHLDKKDPSTYVVLSNLFAGFSNWDSVGMLRELMETRDVKKMPGSSWIEIEKNPSLLPKFGGFM, encoded by the coding sequence ATGCGCCGTCCAACTCCTCTCTTTGTAGCCACGAGGTCACCTTCTTTTGTTCCAACTTTCCGAAGGCTTTTTGTATCAAATAGCTTTGGAAACTCTGCCTCCGAGGAAGAAATTTATTCTACTCTATTGCGCCGATATGCAGAAACCTCTGACTCAGACCACGGTAAAGCAGTTCATGCGAAGTTCATCAAAGGGTCtcttcccttttctctttttctccgcAATCATTTACTCAATATGTATGCAAAGTGCGGCGATCTTGTTAATGGGCTCCAACTATTTGAGGAAATGCCTGAAAAGAACGTGGTGTCGTGGTCAGCTGTCATTGCGGGTCTCGTTCAACATGGCCGTCCTAGTGAAgctctttctttgttttgccgTATGCACCGAGATGGAACGACCAAGCCCAACGAGTTCACCCTCGTCAGCGCACTCCACGCATGCTCGTTGTTGGAGAATTTGACACAAGCATATCAAATTTATCCATTCATTGTTCGCTTAGGATTTGAGTCGAATATCTACTTAATGAATGTGTTTCTGACAGCTTTGATAAGGCATGGTGAATTAGCAGAGGCTTTGGAAGTTTTTGAGAATTGTCCTAATAAGGACATTGTGTCTTGGAATGCCATGATGGCCGGGTTTTTGCAGTTCTCTTATTCTGACATACCGGAATTTTGGCGTCGAATGATTGTTGGGGGATTGAGGCCCGATAACTTCACTTTTGCAAGTGTTCTTACTGGGTTGGCTGCCCTTTCTGACCTTAAGTTGGGATTGCAGGTTCATGCTCAGCTTATCAAATGTGGTTATGGTGTTGAGATTTGTGTGGGGAACTCTTTGGCGGATATGTATATTAAAAATCAGAAATTGGTAGAAGGGTTCAAAGCTTTTGATGAGATGCCAGTAAGAGATGTGTGCTCATGGACCCAGATGGCTGCTGGATGCCTGCAATGTGGGGAACCAAGCAAAGCACTTGAGGTCATTGCTGAGATGAAGAAGGTAGGTGTAAAGCCAAACAAATTTACCGTTGCAACTGCCCTAAATGCCTGTTCCAATTTGGCTTCCTTGGAGGAAGGGAAGAAAGTTCATGCCATGAGAATTAAGCTTGGAGCTGATATGGATGTCTGCGTAGATAATGCTTTACTGGATATGTATGCAAAATGTGGATGTGTGGATAGCGCATGGGCAGTTTTTTGCTTGATGAATGATCATTCTATTGTCTCATGGACGACAATGATCATGGCATATGCAATAAACGGCCAAGCTAGGAAGGCTCTTAAGATCTATGATGAAATGAGGCTGAAGGGTGTCCAGCCAAACTACATAACCTTCATTTCTGCACTATATGCATGTGGCCAAGGAGGGTTGGTTGATGAAGGATGGGAGATATTCTCCTCCATGACCAGTGATTATGGGGTCCCCCCTCAAGAGGATCACTATGCATGTATGGTAAATCTTCTTGGCCGAGCTGGGTGTATTAAAGAAGCCGAGGAATTGATCTTAAGAATGCCATTTCAGCCAGGTGTGCTGGTTTGGAAAACTCTACTAGGTGCTTGTCATGTTTATGGTGATATGGAAATTGGGAAGCGTGCAGCAAAGCAGGTGTTACATCTAGACAAAAAGGACCCTTCAACATACGTTGTGTTGTCTAACTTGTTTGCTGGTTTTAGCAATTGGGACAGCGTTGGGATGCTGAGAGAACTAATGGAAACTAGGGATGTGAAGAAAATGCCTGGATCTAGTtggattgaaattgaaaagaaccCTTCACTTCTTCCCAAGTTTGGAGGATTTATGTGA